The DNA region CACTTGACAAATTTTCCTAAAAAGTTTATAATGCTTGATAACGTGTAACTTTCTGAGTGAATCCAGATTGCATATTTACGGTAGATTTTAGAATTATTTGGACATTCACACTCGCACAAACTAACAGTTTATGCTACAAAGATGTTCATATATTTTTAGGATCCACTATAGATTCACTTAACTTTTTAGCGAAACAGACGGGCTACCAGTGCCTGCGCTGTTGTGTGAATTGTCTATCTATAAGGAGGCACATTTCAATGAAAAAGTTTTATCAGTTCACGCTCGCGATAGTGATTATGTTCGCGCTGACGATGAGCATCTCCCACCTTGCAGTTGCGCAAGGGAAAGTCAATATTAAAGATGGTCCCCTCAAAGAGGGGGATTGGTTAAAGGATCCAGCCGGGGAACTGAATGAAGACCACTCGGACAACAAAAACTGGATCACCCTGTGGTATGGTCCCGATGGAAACTATGAAAACAGCGGCGGTTTTGGTGCTTCCGCTCCCAAAGACCTCATTGATGAAGGCACAGGGGGTAAGTTGGACCAGCTTAAACTTTCGACCGTTGCGGGTCTGGAATTGACCCAAACTGTTGATGTCAATTGGAAGAAAGGCAATGGCGGTCCGCGCGGGTGGACAGTCTTTGAACTCGATCCAGCGGATGCCCACCACATGAACCGCGACGGTCCCATCGATAACATTGATACGTATGCGATCTGCGTTATCGACGCGCCCGAAGCCATGACGTCTGTGATGTCCCCAGCGCATGATGACCACGCACAGATCTGGATTAACGGCGAAAAATGGTACAACAATTCCCGTTGGACGGGTGCAGCGCTGCAGGTGGACTTTAATATTGAAGTCGACTTGGTGAAAGGCGCGAATGTCGTCGTTTATCGGTGTGGTGAATCCGGTGGACATGCGTATATGAACCTGCATTTCGACGATAAAACGCATAAGGCGGTCGATATCTACCCACAGAAAGCCAAGGACCAGAAGAGTTTCTTCAATGAAGTTCAGAGCGTTCTCGCTGTTGACCCAGCCGGCAAATTGGCAACAACGTGGGCAGACCTTAAACGCAAATAGAACACCTCACAGTTTCTATATTTGTGTTTTCTAACTTTATGCTTACATAGGCGGATTGTGGTGCTACCCTGCGCGACAATCCGCCATTTTTTTATCATTTTTTTTGACAAATTTTATTACATCTGTTATACTGCCGAATTATAATGTTGGATTGTTTCACGTTATACAATCCATCAGTGAATCTGGGTAACATCGTAGGGGCGAGGTCGCCTCGCCCGCATAGACATATCCACCATGGAGGAGAGAAAAATGAAAAGAGTGTATCAACTTATGCTTGCGATAGCAATTATCTTTGCGCTGGTTGCGAGCACCTCGCATCTCGCATTGGCACAGAAGCACAAAGTCAACATTAAAGGCGGTCCTATACCAGAGAAAGATTGGCGCGCGGAAGCCGCCGCCGCACAATTGGGCGAGAACCACGCCGATGTCAAAGATTGGATCAGTCTGTGGTACGGGCCCGATGGAAACTATGAAAACAATGGAAGTTTCCAAGTTTCCGGGACGAGAGACCTGATCGACGAAGGCACCAATGGAAAACTGACGGAAATCTCACTTTCGACGATCGAAGGCTTGAAAAAGACCCAGAGCATTAAAATGGAATGGGCTAAGAAGCACGGCGGCACCCGAGAGTGGGATGTCTTTGAACTTGAGGTCGCAAATCAAGACAATATGAATAGAGACGGTCCCGCCGATAACATCGATACGTATGTGATGTGTGTGATTGAGGCACCCAAAGATATGAAATCCATCTTTTCTCCGGCACACGACGATTGGGCACAGATTTGGGTCAATGGTGAAAAATGGTACAACGATCGCACCTGGACAGGGGGCGCGCAGATCGTGCACTACAACATCGAAGTCGACTTGGTAAAAGGCGGGAATGTTGTGCTTTACCGATGTGGCGAATCCGGCGGTGCCGCATACCTCAATTTGCACTTTGACTCAGACACGCACAGGCTCTGCAAAATCTATCCAGAAAAGGCGAAAGACCAGAAAAGTTTCTTCAACGAAGCCTCTCGTGCTCTTGCAGTCGATCCTGCTGGAAAATTGACAAGCACCTGGGCAGATATTAAGCGGAATTAGTAGCAAAGATAAGCCCTTGTCTACTCTTTTCAGACGAGGGCTTTTTCTTGCTCACTTTTTTCTGCACCGACCCCTGACAAACCGTGTAGGGGATCTCCGAATCCCGACTCTTAATGCCCTGTCCCCCTGATAAGGGGGATTGAGGGGGTTACTGACTGCTGACAGCCGATCCCATACCTAACATAACTTACCAAGGATGCCAAAGAAATGCTTTCTGCGGGTATTCTACGAGTCTTTTGACAAGGAGAATCCAATGAAATTGAGAGTGCGTGAAAAACTGAAATATATGTTTCTCGGGGGACTGCTGACCCTCGCCGGTTTTATGTTAGGGAACATGAACAACACCACAGACGCACAGTTTGGATATGAAACGATTGATAAACTGACCGTCGGGGAGCTCATCGTGCGTAAGGATATAAGGCTCATGAGCGATGATATGGAGCCGCGCGTTCATATCTCTTGGGACAGAAATGGCGGACGTTTGGTAACTTACGGTCCAAAGGGAGTCGGTGCCGCCTCGCTTTTGGTTGCGGAGGGGAATGGCGTTGTGACGACGCAAGGTGCAAAGGAGAAAACCGGTGCCTCTCTCATGGTGAATGAAGGCGGCGGGGTCCTCTCACTTTTCGCGCCCGATGGAAAAGCCAGGATTGTTTTAGGTATATCCGAGGGGGACGGTGTTGCTTACTTGGTCAACAAATTTGAGGAAGCGCGTGTATTAAAACCTTAGTTAATGCGGAATCGCACATTAGAAAACTGAAGCGTTACAATATTGTTCTACAACTCGCTTGACAAATTTATGTTCAGGTGTTATAATAATTAGTAAATTGTAATCTCGAACGCAATTTCAGCGTTTATAATTTGTTAAACTGTTAAAGAATCTTAGGATGCTCACAACGCGTCCTATTTACTTTAGTTTTTAATCTCCAAAAAAGGATACAGAATGAAAAGATTTGATACTTTTGCACTCGCAATCGCGATCGTATTTACGCTCATTATCAGTGGTTCACACCATGTATTCGCAGCTGATCTCCTCACAGGGGGTCCCTTGGCTGAAGACATGCTCTTAGAAGATCCAGATCCGAACGGCGACGATCTGAGAGAAGATCGCAGTGATTCGCCGTGGATTACATTGTGGTATGGCCCTGATGGCAACTACGAAAACAACGGGACCTTCCAAGTTTCTGGCCCGATGGACTTCATCGAAGAAGGAAGCGGCGGCAAACTGAATCAGGCATCACTTTCAACGCTGGACGGTCTGTTGATGACGCAGGACATTGATATGGAATGGGGCGACGACCACGGCGGTGACCGTGGATGGACAGTCTTCGAAATCGATCCCGCAGATGGCAACAATATGAACAGAGGCGGACCCGTTGATAATATCGATACATACGCTCTGATCGTTATCGATTCTCCGAGCGATATGACAGCCGTGATGTCTCCAGCACACGATGACCACGCGCAAATCTGGATCAACGGCGAAAAATGGTACAACAATACCAGATGGACAGGTGCCGCGCAAACGATTCTGCACGACGTCGAAATCGACTTGCAAAAAGGCGCGAACGTCCTCCTTTACCGGTGTGGTGAATCCGGCGGTTCCGCATATTTCAACCTGCACTTAGACGATGCAACGAACGATGCCGTTACCGTTTACCCCAAAGATTCAACCGACCAGTCGAGTTTCTTCGATGAGATCGCAGATATCGTGGTTTCCGTTGAACCCACTGGGAAGTTGACGACAACTTGGGCGGATATCAAACGCCAATAAGATCTATCGCTATTTTTGTAGGCGCGCTTTCTAAGCGCGCCTTTTTTATTGTCTCCTAAACCCTGATCCTTATAGACGCAACTTCCTTTCGTATAGTTTCCGTAGATTGGGTTGAGCGGAACTGAGAAAGACAATACCGATACCCCATTACATTTGTTTGCAAACCATAAAAGCATCTGCTATAATAAGACTATGATAAACAAAATGCGCTGTTGCTCGTTTATAGCTGCTTTCGTTATCGTTCTCAGCGGATGGATCGGGGGTTGGACCCGCGCTATGAAAGCCGGGAACGCGGCTTATGTGCGTGGAAACTACAACGAGGCACACGCGGCTTTTCAACGGGCAACCCTTGAAAAACCTGACAATCCCGTTGCACACTATAACTTAGGGACTGCCCTCTACAGACAGGGTAAATTTCGAGAGGCGGCACGGACATTTCAGGCATCGCTATCAAGACACGCTGAACAGACTGAAGACACTCTCAATCGATCCAGTATCTTGTATAACTTAGGCAACGCCCAATTTAAAGTCGGTGATCTTACGAGTGCAATTGACGCTTACCAGCAGGCACTCCGCTTTGACCCCCAAGATACGGATGCACACCATAACCTCGCATTGGCACGTCAACTCTTAAAACAGCAACAAGACCTCGCACAACAGCAGGCGAAGAGCAGCACTGCACCGAAAACCGAGCCAAACGACGTTGGTAAAGCCGAAGCCCTTCGGCTCTTAGAACGTTTCAGTGAGAATGAAAACAGGCTACGGCAAAAATTACAACAACAACGCAAAAGTGGATATCGGCGTGAAAAGGATTGGTAACCTTCAGTTCGTCAGCATCGTTTTCATCTTTCTCGCAACAGCGGCACAAAGCCAGGAGATCAATGTTGCTGCCGTGGTGAGTCCGCGTCACATCCAATTTGGAGAGAAAGCGCGGTTGGACCTCACACTTTCAGGAGAGGCATTCATCAAGCATATTGAAGCCCCGCAGTTCAATTTCCTACCGGCGTTCCTTGCAGTGCCCCTGCACTCCGAAACGACACCCCGCTTAGAAGCCAACCAAATTGCGGTTTCTATGGCGTGGGCTTATGAATTGATCCCACAAAAGATCGGCGACTTTACGCTATCCGACATCCGTCTCGCCTATCAAGGCACCCCGTATTTCGCAAATCCGGGGTCGATTCGCGTGAGCGGCACTGATACATACGTAGATGTTTCAACCAACGCGATTCACCAAGTTGAAGCGGAGGTTGATACGCACGAACCGTATCTCAACGCTCCTTTGACTTACACATTCCGATACCTTTATACGACGGTGCTCCCGACTCGCGAGTCACCAACCCCACGACTCCCGACATTCCGTGGTTTCTTCGTCGAGACCCCCCAAAAACGACCGTTATATACACGAGAAATTCGCGGGAAGACGTTTTGGGTCGAAGAGCATACCCGCACGTTATATCCACAACAGAAAATCGGACAGATCGTGCTTGCACCTGCGGAACTGTTGCTACCCCTCCCGCAAGGACGTAGAACCTTGAAAACCAAACCGTTGACCTTGACGGTGCAACCGATTCCCGAAACAGGCAGACCGTCTCACTTCAACGGCGCTATCGGTGAATATCAAATTTCTGCTGAAATTGAACGGGGTTGGATTGAAGCCGGACACGAACTAACACTCACTGTCCGTATCTCCGGACACGGCAATATCCAGACAGTTATACCCCCCACGCTGCCAAGGATTGCTGGGGTCATGGTGAGCCGAGCCACTCGGTTTGAAGTGATAACATCAACAAGCCGGGCTTACGTATACACACTCACCCCTGTTAGAAAGGGAATATTCCGCATCCCCGCGATCGCATACACCTGTTTCGATCCGATCCGTGCGGTTTATACAACCACGCAGACCACTCCTATCCCTGTTTCTGTGCGCCCGCACCCAAACGACCCTGCTGAATATGAGACCGATAGTTCACCGTGGTTACTCTGGTTAATTGTTTTGGCAATTCTGATAGCGGCGTTGGGTATAGGGGGGTATCTCTGGTATCGCACTGGGTTTGCGATCCCTACAGGAAGGAAGCCGAACACCGAAACAGGAACGGATACATCCGAAGTCAGTGGATCCAGAAATCGAAACACACAGGATACCGAGACAGAACCGATAACACCCGTTTCACAGGCACGCCAGGCACTTGGGAGGCTCATAAATAGCGATACCACAGAAAATGCGACAACATTTGCCAACGCACTCGCACAAGTGCTTCATCAATATCTTGAGGATACATTTGGCGTGTCACAGCGGAATATCGACACAGCACGAGAAGTCTGCGCGAACGCCGGAATTCCGAAACCTATCCTTGACGCACTTATCGACCTTCTCACGAAGTGTGATTACCACCGATTCGCGCCTGTGCCACTGTCCACGGGTGAACGAAATACGTTGATCGCTCGCGCTGAGAGGGTTATTAACGACATTGAGAACCTTCAGAATACACAGGACACATGAGGTGTTCATTAAACCCAAAACAGTAGTCTGCAACAATACGCAGAAATACCCCGGGGAAGCCCACACGGGCTTCATACCGTTGATTCGCAAAAACACACAGGCGGATATGAACAACGCGCTTGACAATCCAAACGCACTCAGCTTAACCGCAAGGAAAATTTAAAACATGGAAATATTCTCGCTTTTCGTTCTTTGGCTACACGTTATCGCTGCTGTCGTCTGGGTCGGCGGCAACCTGATTTTAGCGATGGTGATCGTTCCGCATTTCAGACAAAACCTGCCCCCTGTCCAGCGTATCCAGCTTTTGACGCAAATCGGGAAACGCTTTGAGCCCATCGTATGGGGATGTATCGGTGTGTTATTTTTCACCGGCATCGTCAACATCTTCTTTGCAGTGGATCTCACCTCTACCACTGCGATTTCCAACGCCTTTATGCGGACGCTTCTCATCAAAATCGTGCTATTCTTCGTGCTGGTCATCCTCACGGCATTACACAGTATGATTTTCGCACCGCGACTCGCAGCAGCCATCGAGACCTTAGATCCTGACCTTACGGAACTCCCCCCGGAGATAAAACCCCTCCGTTCCCAGCTGTCAATCATATCGAGCCTGATGGGAGTCGTATCGTTGTTGATCCTCCTCGCCGCCGTCGCCCTTCGGATGGGAATATAATATGCGCATCAAAATCCTCGCCGATGTTGGTAACGGAATTACGCTTCCTATCAACTATAACTATCCGCTCGCGGGTGTCATCTACCGGTTCCTCGCAGAATCCGACCCTGAATACGCCGCCTTTCTTCACAAGGAGGGTTACGCTGCCGCAGAAAAACGTTTCAAGCTCTTCACCTTCTCGCAGCTTATGGCGGAACGCAGACGCATCACCGGTGCGACGATCCACTTCGGATCAACGTTGACGTGGTATATCACCTCCCCCGTCGAACGCTTCCTATCCCATTTCGCCGATACTTTGCTCAC from Candidatus Poribacteria bacterium includes:
- a CDS encoding tetratricopeptide repeat protein, which codes for MINKMRCCSFIAAFVIVLSGWIGGWTRAMKAGNAAYVRGNYNEAHAAFQRATLEKPDNPVAHYNLGTALYRQGKFREAARTFQASLSRHAEQTEDTLNRSSILYNLGNAQFKVGDLTSAIDAYQQALRFDPQDTDAHHNLALARQLLKQQQDLAQQQAKSSTAPKTEPNDVGKAEALRLLERFSENENRLRQKLQQQRKSGYRREKDW
- a CDS encoding protein BatD: MRMKTGYGKNYNNNAKVDIGVKRIGNLQFVSIVFIFLATAAQSQEINVAAVVSPRHIQFGEKARLDLTLSGEAFIKHIEAPQFNFLPAFLAVPLHSETTPRLEANQIAVSMAWAYELIPQKIGDFTLSDIRLAYQGTPYFANPGSIRVSGTDTYVDVSTNAIHQVEAEVDTHEPYLNAPLTYTFRYLYTTVLPTRESPTPRLPTFRGFFVETPQKRPLYTREIRGKTFWVEEHTRTLYPQQKIGQIVLAPAELLLPLPQGRRTLKTKPLTLTVQPIPETGRPSHFNGAIGEYQISAEIERGWIEAGHELTLTVRISGHGNIQTVIPPTLPRIAGVMVSRATRFEVITSTSRAYVYTLTPVRKGIFRIPAIAYTCFDPIRAVYTTTQTTPIPVSVRPHPNDPAEYETDSSPWLLWLIVLAILIAALGIGGYLWYRTGFAIPTGRKPNTETGTDTSEVSGSRNRNTQDTETEPITPVSQARQALGRLINSDTTENATTFANALAQVLHQYLEDTFGVSQRNIDTAREVCANAGIPKPILDALIDLLTKCDYHRFAPVPLSTGERNTLIARAERVINDIENLQNTQDT